From one Nitrospira sp. genomic stretch:
- a CDS encoding alpha/beta fold hydrolase — protein sequence MTSFELIGADGKRIRGDRLDGTGRQILFITGFLSKRWGNKSKALVQWCQQQRWGFCCYDVRGFGDSEGSFTDYTLSDWITDARTVLESMQAGPPVTIVGNSLGSWIAWLVAQEFSIVEELILIAPAFNMMGERAKSIPKERLHDWHTAGWMPWDDDPLHRDWPLSWKWVEESEQYWTKTFDVVRHVKTTILHGKQDSVVSPQGSQRFSDELLRRNPSFPLDLRLIPGDHRLSSPEHLDLFRRLVLKQA from the coding sequence ATGACATCGTTTGAGCTGATCGGGGCGGACGGCAAACGTATCAGAGGTGATCGACTCGATGGGACAGGACGACAGATCCTGTTCATCACGGGTTTTCTCTCCAAACGCTGGGGCAACAAGAGCAAGGCGTTGGTGCAATGGTGTCAGCAGCAAAGATGGGGATTCTGCTGTTATGACGTGCGCGGCTTCGGCGACTCGGAGGGATCCTTTACGGATTATACGCTTTCCGATTGGATCACCGATGCAAGGACAGTCCTCGAATCCATGCAAGCTGGTCCGCCCGTCACGATCGTCGGCAATTCGCTCGGTAGCTGGATTGCCTGGCTGGTTGCGCAGGAATTCTCGATTGTAGAAGAACTCATCTTAATTGCACCCGCGTTCAACATGATGGGTGAACGAGCCAAGAGCATCCCGAAGGAACGGCTTCATGATTGGCATACCGCCGGATGGATGCCGTGGGATGATGACCCGTTGCATAGAGACTGGCCGTTGTCGTGGAAGTGGGTCGAAGAAAGCGAACAGTATTGGACGAAGACATTTGATGTCGTGCGCCATGTGAAGACGACGATTCTGCATGGGAAGCAAGATAGCGTTGTCTCACCGCAGGGGAGTCAGAGGTTTTCCGATGAGCTGTTGCGTCGCAACCCCAGTTTCCCGCTTGATCTGCGGCTCATCCCCGGCGACCATCGGCTGAGCAGCCCCGAACATCTCGATCTGTTTCGGCGACTGGTGTTGAAGCAGGCATGA
- a CDS encoding PAS domain S-box protein produces the protein MTPKATKKKRWIRARPSAQVQRVGDRPGVVTESARDEFFAEAFRLSSHPIGITELETGRCLEVNDACLKTFGFRREEVIGRTTLFLGIWPDARDRARLVDRLRSQGTVTNLDVLVRVRDGDLRQFLISADLITLRGTPCLLTIGNDITDRQKAEEALHRTAEELEQRIRERTADLKRTNTAMQESEERFRLFVEHAPAAIAMFDRDMRYLAASRRWIDDYHLTDGILGRSHYDVFPHSHVRWRNAHQRGLAGEVLHADEDQFLQRDGSSQWITWDVRPWYRSDEVGGIIIATEDVTVRVKAKRALHEREERSDQVVRLANFGILDQDHRTGNVYWSPVMREIYGVGSDAPASLEGFIQLIHPEDRTMVRSAIEQASDPVNDELYSVEHRLLLSNGHVRWISFRAWTLFDQGGPARRPTRTLGAMIDITKRKQAEEALKVSERRFASFMDNLHGFAWIKDAQGRYVYVNRLFQESLLKGKDWNGKTADELWSTQVAEPYTRNDRQVQETGVPLHTVESFIQHGEVRHALVSKFPIVDHQGESALFGGVAVDITERQHTEELLKQQADMLNHSSDAILAWKIGGGIVYWNHGAEELYGWRSHEVIGRGSHELLSTNPLSTVTDMEACLARDGRWSGELSHVTRDGRQVIVESRLVRVTYGGMDYALESNRDMTERKRAEETLHRNQLELHQQQVQLEELTSKLLNAQECERQRIARELHDDVSQRLAAVVLEVASLEQQPAPVLGVCAKALAALREQLEQLSDDVHTLAYRLHPSLLEHAGLRPAVEDHVHQVSRRVGLPIALKIAGVPTAISLDHATCLFRVMQESVQNVVKHAYATAVTVQLRGSSKGVGLSVTDNGKGIDLSDHQTLQRGLGLSSMEERLRQLHGHFQIRSHPEGGTKVCAWIPCEVEVP, from the coding sequence ATGACACCAAAAGCTACGAAGAAGAAGCGGTGGATCAGAGCGCGACCGAGTGCTCAGGTCCAGCGAGTCGGAGATCGGCCAGGAGTTGTGACCGAGTCAGCCAGAGACGAGTTCTTCGCTGAAGCCTTCCGTCTCAGTTCCCATCCCATCGGTATTACGGAACTTGAAACCGGGCGTTGCCTGGAAGTCAACGATGCGTGCCTCAAGACATTCGGGTTTCGCCGCGAGGAAGTCATCGGCCGGACTACCTTGTTCTTGGGGATCTGGCCCGACGCGCGAGACCGAGCCAGACTGGTTGATCGACTTCGATCGCAAGGGACCGTCACAAATCTCGACGTATTGGTACGGGTCAGGGACGGTGACCTTCGACAATTCCTGATCTCTGCAGACCTGATTACGCTCAGAGGGACACCCTGCTTGCTGACGATCGGTAACGATATTACCGATCGTCAGAAGGCTGAGGAGGCATTGCATCGGACGGCTGAAGAATTGGAACAACGTATCCGAGAGCGAACGGCGGATCTCAAGCGAACCAATACGGCGATGCAGGAGAGTGAGGAACGCTTTCGCTTGTTCGTCGAGCATGCGCCGGCTGCCATTGCGATGTTCGATCGTGATATGCGGTATCTGGCGGCCAGCCGGCGATGGATTGATGATTACCACCTCACAGACGGGATCCTCGGTCGATCGCACTATGATGTTTTCCCGCACAGTCACGTGCGCTGGAGGAATGCCCATCAGCGAGGTCTTGCCGGAGAGGTATTACATGCTGACGAAGACCAGTTCCTTCAGCGTGATGGCTCTAGCCAATGGATTACCTGGGATGTTCGGCCTTGGTATCGCAGTGATGAAGTTGGTGGAATCATCATTGCTACGGAAGACGTGACGGTTCGGGTCAAAGCCAAAAGGGCGCTTCATGAACGGGAGGAACGGTCCGATCAGGTCGTTCGATTAGCCAACTTCGGGATTCTTGATCAGGACCATCGCACAGGGAACGTCTATTGGTCTCCGGTGATGCGGGAAATCTACGGCGTCGGATCCGATGCCCCTGCCTCGTTGGAAGGGTTCATCCAGTTGATCCATCCAGAAGATCGCACCATGGTGCGATCGGCGATTGAGCAGGCGTCTGACCCTGTGAACGACGAGTTGTATTCGGTCGAGCACCGCCTGCTGCTGTCGAATGGCCACGTGCGGTGGATCAGCTTTCGAGCATGGACCCTGTTTGACCAGGGCGGACCGGCGCGCCGCCCCACTCGAACGCTGGGTGCAATGATCGATATTACGAAGCGCAAACAGGCCGAGGAGGCCCTAAAAGTCAGTGAGCGCCGGTTTGCTTCATTTATGGATAATTTGCATGGCTTTGCGTGGATCAAGGATGCCCAGGGTCGATATGTGTATGTGAATCGACTCTTCCAAGAATCTCTGCTGAAGGGGAAAGACTGGAACGGAAAGACCGCGGACGAATTGTGGTCGACCCAGGTGGCGGAACCGTATACGCGCAATGATCGGCAAGTACAGGAGACTGGCGTCCCGTTGCACACTGTCGAGTCCTTCATCCAGCATGGAGAAGTTCGACACGCCCTTGTGAGTAAGTTTCCCATCGTTGATCATCAGGGAGAGTCGGCCTTGTTCGGAGGGGTGGCTGTCGATATCACAGAGCGCCAGCATACCGAAGAGCTGCTCAAACAGCAGGCCGACATGCTGAACCACTCCAGCGATGCCATCTTGGCGTGGAAGATCGGCGGAGGAATCGTGTATTGGAATCACGGGGCAGAGGAGCTCTATGGTTGGCGATCACATGAGGTGATCGGGCGCGGGAGTCATGAACTGCTCAGCACCAACCCATTGTCGACGGTGACCGACATGGAAGCGTGTCTCGCTCGAGACGGCCGCTGGTCCGGTGAGCTGTCCCACGTCACCAGGGATGGGCGGCAGGTGATTGTCGAGAGTCGACTTGTGCGGGTCACGTATGGCGGAATGGACTATGCCTTGGAGTCCAATCGCGACATGACGGAACGCAAAAGAGCGGAAGAGACGTTGCATCGCAATCAGTTGGAGCTGCACCAGCAGCAAGTGCAATTGGAAGAGTTGACCTCCAAACTATTGAACGCCCAAGAATGTGAGCGTCAACGGATCGCTCGAGAGCTGCACGATGATGTGAGTCAGCGGTTAGCTGCCGTGGTGTTGGAGGTCGCCTCGTTGGAACAACAGCCGGCTCCTGTGCTCGGTGTCTGTGCCAAAGCGCTCGCCGCGCTCCGTGAGCAGCTGGAACAATTGTCCGATGATGTGCACACGCTTGCCTATCGGCTGCATCCTTCCCTCCTAGAACATGCTGGACTCCGTCCCGCGGTGGAAGATCATGTCCATCAAGTGTCCCGTCGTGTCGGTCTGCCCATTGCACTCAAGATTGCCGGGGTGCCGACTGCAATTTCTCTCGATCATGCAACCTGCCTCTTCCGCGTCATGCAGGAAAGTGTGCAAAATGTGGTCAAGCATGCGTACGCGACGGCGGTGACGGTCCAGCTCCGAGGATCATCGAAAGGCGTGGGGTTGTCCGTGACCGATAACGGGAAGGGGATCGATTTGAGCGATCACCAAACCCTTCAACGGGGGTTGGGGTTGAGCAGTATGGAAGAACGGCTACGACAACTGCACGGGCATTTTCAGATTCGATCTCACCCGGAGGGAGGGACAAAGGTGTGTGCCTGGATTCCCTGTGAGGTGGAGGTCCCATGA
- a CDS encoding response regulator transcription factor yields MKRPRILMADDHAIVLAGLRKLVEAEGDVVGMVEDGRALVNAAQELRPDIVLLDISMPLLNGLDAARQLTKLVPETKLIFLTMHATPTYATEAFKAGAAGYLIKRSAAVELKQAIQAVMRGQHYMTPLITKDVLAATLQSVDGSSTKAMVTALTQRQREVLQLVAEGKGTKTIASILNISVKTVEFHKFRIMGELNLHSTADLIKYAIAEGLVSVSS; encoded by the coding sequence ATGAAACGGCCACGTATCTTGATGGCAGATGACCATGCGATCGTGTTGGCTGGGCTTCGGAAGTTGGTCGAAGCTGAGGGTGACGTGGTGGGGATGGTAGAAGATGGACGTGCATTGGTCAATGCCGCGCAGGAGCTGCGTCCCGATATCGTGTTGCTCGATATCTCTATGCCGCTCCTGAATGGGTTGGATGCGGCTCGCCAGTTGACTAAGTTGGTGCCGGAGACCAAGCTGATCTTTCTCACCATGCACGCGACTCCTACCTATGCCACTGAAGCCTTCAAAGCCGGTGCGGCAGGGTATCTCATTAAGCGGTCGGCGGCCGTGGAACTCAAGCAGGCCATCCAGGCTGTCATGCGAGGCCAGCACTATATGACTCCACTGATTACGAAGGATGTGTTGGCGGCCACGCTACAGTCCGTAGATGGTTCATCGACCAAGGCGATGGTAACCGCGTTGACTCAACGGCAACGTGAGGTCTTGCAGCTCGTTGCGGAGGGGAAAGGGACCAAGACGATTGCCTCTATCTTGAATATCTCGGTGAAGACCGTTGAGTTTCACAAATTCAGGATAATGGGCGAGCTCAATCTGCATTCCACTGCGGACTTAATCAAGTATGCGATCGCCGAAGGCCTCGTCAGCGTCTCCTCCTAG